A single window of Streptomyces sudanensis DNA harbors:
- a CDS encoding pyridoxine/pyridoxamine 5'-phosphate oxidase has product MTHGTSGPHATHAAFEAALHALRVWDTDLPAFDPLTAPDDPLDLFHAWFLDAAEAGQPEPHTMQLATVGADGRPDVRTVMLHGADGHGWRFATHSTSAKGRQLAARPYAALHFYWPLRGRQVRLRGPVAPGTPEEARADLRARSTGALAAALTGRQSAPLASPRELAEASARAWERAGSDPAAEAPTWTVYRLAPREAEFFQGDARRRHVRLRYDHASSAAPWSRGLLWP; this is encoded by the coding sequence ATGACGCACGGCACCTCCGGCCCCCACGCCACGCACGCCGCCTTCGAGGCGGCGCTCCACGCCCTGCGGGTGTGGGACACCGACCTGCCCGCCTTCGATCCGCTGACCGCCCCGGACGATCCGCTGGACCTGTTCCACGCCTGGTTCCTGGACGCGGCGGAGGCGGGCCAGCCCGAGCCGCACACCATGCAGCTCGCCACCGTCGGCGCGGACGGCCGCCCCGACGTGCGGACGGTGATGCTGCACGGCGCCGACGGGCACGGCTGGCGCTTCGCCACGCACTCCACCAGCGCCAAGGGGCGCCAGCTCGCCGCCCGCCCGTACGCGGCGCTGCACTTCTACTGGCCGCTGCGGGGCCGCCAGGTCCGCCTGCGCGGTCCCGTCGCCCCGGGCACGCCCGAGGAGGCGCGGGCCGATCTCCGTGCCCGCTCGACAGGCGCCCTCGCGGCGGCGCTGACCGGCCGCCAGAGCGCACCGCTCGCCTCCCCGCGGGAGCTCGCGGAGGCGAGCGCACGGGCCTGGGAGCGGGCCGGGTCCGACCCGGCGGCCGAGGCCCCGACCTGGACGGTCTACCGCCTGGCCCCCCGGGAGGCGGAGTTCTTCCAGGGGGACGCGCGCCGCCGCCACGTCCGCCTGCGCTACGACCATGCGTCATCCGCCGCCCCGTGGTCCCGCGGCCTGCTCTGGCCCTGA
- a CDS encoding AfsR/SARP family transcriptional regulator — MGRDDGPRVPERRVPRQARTPDGQAPDGGPAPGAPAGDGPDGRAGLRFAVLGPVRAWRDGEPLPSGSPQQRALLAALLLREGRTATAGELIDAIWGEEPPSQALAALRTYASRLRKVLPPGVLVSESGGYALRGAPDALDLHAARRLAAEAEKARLAGDRVRASALLGEALDRWDGEPLASVPGPYAETQRTRLEEWRLQLVETRLDLELECGRHAEAASELTALTAAHPLRERLRELLMLALYRSGRQAEALAVYADTRRLLAEELGVDPCPELSRLQERILRADSELSRHAECPAPDQAAVPRPAQLPATVSDFTGRASFVRELGDLLTTAEGSVMAVSALAGIGGVGKTTLAVHVAHLARPHFPDGQLYADLMGAGQRAAEPETVLGSFLRALGTPDAQIPETLGERAALYRSTLAGRRVLVLLDNARDAAQVRPLLPGAEGCAALVTSRVRMLDLAGAHLVDLDVMSPDEALQLFTRIVGAERVRAEREAALDVVAACGFLPLAIRVAASRLAARRTWTVSVLAEKLADERRRLDELQAGDLAVKATFELGYGQLEPAQARAFRLLGLADGPDISLAAAAAVLDLPPREAEDLLESLVDTSLLESAAPGRYRFHDLVRLYARACAERDEQPPAEREAAMSRLLDFYLATAARVYAIERPGDRLVDHLEPTTYEGLAFTDRHEAQDWLHTEAGCILACVQQSLGPSTLRRALDLLLCSKDLRESGASALRYEAATTAAGEAAAASADMHAEARARVTLAQVHSTAGRFDQAAAEALRAVELGEATGDPWTCGNAPNELGIIAICTNEPTEGETHLLRAVEAFRADSNRAGEASALCNLSRVAASAGRTGEAVELARQGVAAYDELGLTLRLANARYALGIVLTQAGRLPEALDELSGALAIFRENRQRLWEGTTHFRIAQVHLSSARPANAAQHAEQALALGCIGGRWMQAHAQTLLGKALQRLGQAGRAQACWREALSLYEECGAPEAVEVRRLLSPLRVA; from the coding sequence ATGGGCCGTGACGACGGGCCGCGAGTGCCGGAGCGGCGTGTTCCACGGCAGGCGCGGACACCCGACGGTCAGGCACCGGACGGCGGCCCCGCCCCCGGCGCACCCGCGGGGGACGGGCCGGACGGCCGTGCCGGCCTGCGCTTCGCGGTGCTCGGCCCCGTACGGGCCTGGCGGGACGGCGAGCCCCTCCCGTCCGGCTCCCCCCAGCAGCGCGCCCTGCTCGCCGCGCTGCTGCTGCGCGAGGGACGCACGGCGACGGCCGGCGAACTGATCGACGCCATCTGGGGCGAGGAGCCCCCCTCGCAGGCCCTGGCCGCGCTGCGCACCTACGCCTCCCGCCTCCGCAAGGTCCTCCCGCCGGGCGTCCTGGTCAGCGAGTCCGGCGGGTACGCGCTGCGCGGCGCCCCGGACGCCCTCGACCTGCACGCGGCCCGGCGCCTGGCCGCCGAGGCGGAGAAGGCCCGCCTGGCCGGGGACCGCGTCCGGGCCTCCGCCCTGCTCGGCGAGGCGCTCGACCGGTGGGACGGCGAGCCCCTCGCCTCCGTGCCCGGGCCGTACGCGGAGACGCAGCGCACCCGCCTGGAGGAGTGGCGGCTCCAACTCGTCGAGACCCGGCTCGACCTGGAGCTGGAGTGCGGCCGCCACGCGGAGGCCGCGTCCGAGCTGACCGCGCTGACCGCCGCCCACCCGCTGCGCGAACGGCTGCGGGAGCTGCTGATGCTCGCCCTGTACCGCAGCGGCCGCCAGGCCGAGGCCCTCGCCGTGTACGCCGACACCCGCCGCCTCCTCGCCGAGGAGCTCGGCGTGGACCCGTGCCCCGAACTGTCCCGGCTCCAGGAGCGCATCCTCCGGGCCGACAGCGAACTGTCCCGGCACGCCGAGTGCCCCGCCCCCGACCAGGCCGCCGTCCCTCGGCCCGCCCAACTGCCTGCCACGGTGAGCGACTTCACCGGCCGCGCCTCCTTCGTACGGGAGCTGGGCGACCTCCTCACGACGGCCGAGGGCTCCGTCATGGCCGTGTCGGCCCTCGCCGGCATCGGCGGCGTCGGCAAGACGACCCTCGCCGTCCACGTGGCGCACCTGGCCCGCCCCCACTTCCCCGACGGCCAGCTGTACGCGGACCTGATGGGCGCCGGGCAGCGGGCCGCCGAGCCGGAGACGGTCCTGGGCTCCTTCCTGCGCGCGCTGGGCACCCCCGACGCGCAGATCCCCGAGACCCTCGGCGAGCGGGCCGCGCTGTACCGGTCGACGCTCGCCGGCCGGCGCGTCCTGGTCCTGCTGGACAACGCCCGCGACGCCGCCCAGGTCCGGCCGCTGCTCCCGGGCGCGGAGGGCTGTGCGGCACTGGTCACCAGCCGCGTCCGGATGCTGGACCTGGCGGGCGCGCACCTCGTCGACCTGGACGTGATGTCCCCGGACGAGGCGCTCCAGTTGTTCACCCGGATCGTGGGCGCCGAACGGGTGCGGGCGGAGCGGGAGGCGGCGCTGGACGTGGTCGCCGCCTGCGGCTTCCTGCCGCTGGCCATCCGCGTCGCCGCGTCCCGGCTGGCCGCGCGGCGCACCTGGACGGTGTCCGTGCTGGCGGAGAAGCTCGCCGACGAGCGGCGCCGGCTGGACGAGCTCCAGGCGGGCGACCTCGCGGTGAAGGCCACGTTCGAGCTGGGCTACGGGCAGTTGGAGCCCGCGCAGGCCCGCGCGTTCCGCCTGCTGGGCCTCGCGGACGGCCCGGACATCTCCCTGGCCGCGGCCGCGGCCGTCCTGGACCTGCCGCCGCGGGAGGCGGAGGACCTCCTGGAGAGCCTGGTCGACACGTCCCTCCTGGAGTCCGCCGCGCCGGGCCGCTACCGCTTCCACGACCTGGTCCGCCTCTACGCGCGTGCGTGCGCCGAACGCGACGAGCAGCCCCCGGCGGAGCGCGAGGCGGCGATGTCCCGCCTCCTGGACTTCTACCTGGCGACGGCCGCCCGCGTGTACGCCATCGAACGCCCCGGCGACCGCCTCGTCGACCACCTGGAGCCCACCACCTACGAGGGCCTCGCCTTCACGGACCGGCACGAGGCACAGGACTGGCTGCACACGGAGGCCGGCTGCATCCTGGCGTGCGTGCAGCAGTCGCTCGGACCGTCGACGCTGCGCCGGGCCCTCGACCTGCTGTTGTGCTCCAAGGACCTGCGGGAGTCAGGAGCCAGCGCCCTGCGGTACGAGGCCGCGACCACGGCCGCCGGAGAAGCCGCCGCCGCGTCCGCCGACATGCACGCCGAAGCGCGGGCCCGCGTCACGCTGGCGCAGGTGCACAGTACGGCGGGACGCTTCGACCAGGCCGCGGCGGAGGCGCTGCGGGCCGTCGAGCTGGGCGAGGCCACGGGCGACCCCTGGACCTGCGGCAACGCGCCCAATGAACTGGGCATCATCGCGATCTGCACCAACGAGCCCACGGAGGGCGAAACCCACCTGCTTCGCGCCGTCGAGGCGTTCCGCGCGGACTCCAACCGGGCGGGCGAAGCCAGCGCCCTGTGCAACCTGTCCCGCGTCGCCGCCTCCGCCGGCCGCACCGGCGAGGCCGTCGAACTGGCCCGGCAAGGAGTGGCCGCCTACGACGAGCTCGGGCTCACCCTGCGGCTCGCCAATGCCCGGTACGCCCTGGGGATCGTCCTCACGCAGGCCGGACGGCTGCCGGAGGCATTGGACGAGCTGTCCGGCGCGCTGGCCATATTCAGGGAGAACCGGCAGCGTCTCTGGGAGGGCACCACGCACTTCCGCATCGCCCAGGTCCATCTTTCCTCCGCCCGCCCCGCCAACGCCGCCCAGCACGCCGAACAGGCGCTCGCGCTCGGTTGCATCGGCGGCAGGTGGATGCAGGCCCACGCGCAGACCCTCCTCGGCAAGGCCCTGCAGCGGCTCGGCCAGGCCGGCCGTGCGCAGGCCTGCTGGCGGGAGGCTCTGTCCCTCTACGAGGAGTGCGGTGCTCCCGAGGCGGTGGAGGTGCGGCGCCTGCTGTCGCCGCTCCGCGTGGCCTGA
- a CDS encoding TetR family transcriptional regulator yields MTGQVRTVDGRVAGRRGQATRQKLLDCLSEMLSSSPYRDVKVIDVARKAGTSPATFYQYFPDVEGAVLEIAEEMAKDGAGLTELVSGRSWVGKAAKQASEELVEGFLDFWRRHDAILRVVDLGAAEGDKRFYKIRMRILGSVTGSLTDAVKELQAKGRVDKDVNPAAMAGALVTMLASVASHQKGFQTWGVKQAELRPNLAVLVHLGITGKKPAK; encoded by the coding sequence ATGACAGGACAAGTACGCACCGTCGACGGCCGCGTGGCCGGCCGGCGCGGCCAGGCGACGCGGCAGAAGCTGCTCGACTGCCTCAGCGAGATGCTCAGCTCCTCGCCGTACCGGGACGTCAAAGTCATCGACGTGGCCCGGAAGGCGGGCACTTCACCTGCGACGTTCTATCAGTATTTCCCGGACGTCGAGGGCGCCGTCCTGGAGATCGCCGAGGAAATGGCGAAGGATGGCGCAGGATTGACCGAATTGGTATCGGGCCGGTCCTGGGTCGGCAAGGCGGCGAAACAGGCGTCGGAGGAGCTCGTCGAGGGCTTCCTCGACTTCTGGCGGCGGCACGACGCGATCCTGCGCGTCGTCGACCTGGGAGCCGCCGAGGGCGACAAGCGGTTCTACAAGATCCGCATGCGGATCCTCGGTTCGGTCACCGGCTCCCTCACGGACGCGGTGAAGGAACTCCAGGCCAAGGGCCGGGTCGACAAGGACGTGAACCCCGCCGCGATGGCCGGGGCGCTGGTGACGATGCTGGCGTCGGTGGCGTCGCACCAGAAGGGCTTCCAGACCTGGGGCGTCAAGCAGGCCGAGCTCCGGCCGAACCTCGCGGTCCTGGTCCACCTAGGCATCACCGGCAAGAAGCCGGCGAAGTAG
- a CDS encoding cupin gives MYDLHAIAEEHLIAAHRSEHGRSANLLLRERPLRQTVIALTSGTKLDEHNAPPAASLQVLRGVLKVKTASEEFELSMGDLFLIPPERHSVTAVTDTAFLLTAVND, from the coding sequence ATGTACGACCTCCACGCCATCGCCGAGGAACACCTGATCGCCGCGCACCGCTCCGAGCACGGGCGCAGCGCCAACCTGCTGCTGAGGGAGCGGCCGCTGCGCCAGACCGTCATCGCGCTCACGTCCGGCACCAAGCTCGACGAGCACAACGCGCCGCCCGCGGCCTCGCTGCAGGTGCTGCGCGGAGTGCTGAAGGTGAAGACGGCGTCGGAGGAGTTCGAGCTGTCGATGGGCGACCTCTTCCTCATCCCGCCGGAGCGGCACAGCGTGACGGCGGTGACGGACACGGCGTTCCTGCTGACCGCGGTCAACGACTGA
- a CDS encoding bifunctional FO biosynthesis protein CofGH, which translates to MTSTGTGSRPTGNAMRRALKRAEDGVALDAAEAAVLLRARGADLDRLAAAAARVRDAGLAAAGRPGVVTYSRSVFVPLTRLCRDTCRYCTFATVPGKLRRAGHGMFLSVDEVLDIARRGAALGCKEALITLGDKPEDRWPEAREWLDAHGYDDTLAYVRAVSVRILEETGLLPHLNPGVVSWTDFQRLKPVAPSMGMMLETTAERLWSEPGGPHHGSPDKEPAVRLRVLEDAGRSSVPFTSGLLIGIGETPEERAESLFALRRVARAYHGIQEVIVQNFRAKPDTAMRAAPDADLDDLVATVAVARLVLGPSACLQAPPNLVDDAHARLLGAGVDDWGGVSPVTIDHVNPERPWPQIEVLAERSREAGFELRERLCVYPEFVLRGEPWLDPRLLPHVTALADPETGLARPDAVPAGLPWQEPDEVFTASGRTDLHRTVDTEGRARDRRDDFDTVYGDWDALREAAAPGLVPRRLDGDAREALRVAADDPERLTDAQALALLHAEGPALDALCRVADDVRRAAVGDDVTYVVTRNVNFTNVCYTGCRFCAFAQRRTDADAYTLSLEQVADRAAQAWEVGAVEVCLQGGIHPDLPGTAYFDLVRAVKRRVPGIHVHAFSPMEVVNGASRTGMSVRDWLTAAREAGLDSIPGTAAEILDDEVRWVLTRGKLPAATWIEVVRTAHELGIRSSSTMMYGHVDQPRHWLGHLRTLARLQRETGGFTEFVTLPFVHTNAPVYLAGIARPGPTVRDNRAVTAAARLLLHPYVPNVQTSWVKLGADGAAEMLRSGANDLGGTLMEETISRMAGSRWGSYRSVRDLVAIAEAAGRPARPRTTLYGEVPEERRAAAEASGGRLPEPLPLLPE; encoded by the coding sequence ATGACCTCCACGGGAACCGGAAGCCGGCCGACCGGCAACGCCATGCGCCGCGCCCTGAAGCGCGCGGAGGACGGGGTCGCGCTCGACGCCGCCGAGGCCGCCGTCCTGCTCCGGGCGCGCGGCGCCGACCTCGACCGGCTCGCCGCCGCGGCCGCCCGGGTGCGGGACGCGGGCCTCGCCGCGGCGGGGCGGCCGGGCGTCGTCACGTACTCCCGGAGCGTCTTCGTCCCCCTCACCCGGCTGTGCCGCGACACCTGCCGCTACTGCACGTTCGCGACCGTCCCCGGGAAGCTGCGCCGCGCCGGGCACGGGATGTTCCTGTCGGTGGACGAGGTCCTCGACATCGCCCGCAGGGGCGCCGCGCTCGGCTGCAAGGAAGCGCTGATCACCCTCGGCGACAAGCCGGAGGACCGCTGGCCCGAGGCGCGGGAGTGGCTCGACGCGCACGGGTACGACGACACCCTCGCGTACGTGCGGGCCGTGTCCGTCCGGATCCTGGAGGAGACCGGGCTGCTGCCGCACCTCAACCCCGGCGTCGTGTCGTGGACGGACTTCCAGCGGCTCAAGCCGGTCGCCCCGTCCATGGGGATGATGCTGGAGACCACCGCCGAGCGGCTGTGGTCCGAACCCGGCGGCCCCCACCACGGCTCGCCCGACAAGGAGCCGGCGGTGCGGCTGCGGGTCCTGGAGGACGCCGGGCGGTCCTCCGTGCCGTTCACCAGCGGGCTGCTCATCGGCATCGGCGAGACGCCCGAGGAGCGCGCCGAGTCGCTGTTCGCGCTGCGCCGCGTCGCCCGCGCGTACCACGGGATCCAGGAGGTGATCGTCCAGAACTTCCGCGCCAAACCGGACACGGCGATGCGCGCCGCGCCCGACGCGGACCTGGACGACCTGGTGGCGACGGTCGCCGTGGCCCGGCTGGTCCTCGGCCCGTCCGCCTGCCTCCAGGCCCCGCCGAACCTCGTCGACGACGCGCACGCGCGGCTCCTGGGCGCGGGCGTCGACGACTGGGGCGGGGTGTCGCCGGTGACCATCGACCACGTCAACCCCGAGCGGCCCTGGCCGCAGATCGAGGTACTGGCCGAGCGGTCCCGGGAGGCCGGGTTCGAGCTGCGCGAACGGCTGTGCGTGTACCCGGAGTTCGTGCTGCGCGGCGAGCCGTGGCTGGACCCGCGGCTGCTCCCGCACGTCACCGCCCTCGCCGACCCGGAGACCGGGCTGGCCCGGCCGGACGCGGTGCCCGCCGGGCTGCCCTGGCAGGAGCCCGACGAGGTGTTCACCGCGAGCGGCCGCACCGACCTGCACCGCACCGTCGACACCGAGGGCCGCGCCCGCGACCGGCGCGACGACTTCGACACCGTGTACGGCGACTGGGACGCCCTGCGGGAGGCCGCCGCGCCCGGCCTCGTACCGCGGCGCCTCGACGGGGACGCGCGGGAGGCGCTGCGGGTCGCGGCGGACGACCCGGAGCGGCTGACCGACGCCCAGGCGCTGGCCCTGCTGCACGCCGAGGGTCCGGCGCTGGACGCCCTGTGCCGCGTCGCGGACGACGTGCGCCGGGCGGCCGTCGGCGACGACGTCACCTACGTCGTCACCCGCAACGTCAACTTCACCAACGTCTGCTACACCGGCTGCCGCTTCTGCGCCTTCGCCCAGCGGCGCACCGACGCCGACGCCTACACGCTCTCCCTGGAGCAGGTCGCCGACCGGGCCGCGCAGGCGTGGGAGGTGGGCGCGGTCGAGGTGTGCCTGCAGGGCGGCATCCACCCGGACCTGCCGGGCACGGCGTACTTCGACCTCGTGCGGGCGGTGAAGCGGCGCGTGCCCGGCATCCACGTGCACGCCTTCTCCCCGATGGAGGTCGTCAACGGCGCGTCCCGGACGGGCATGTCGGTCCGCGACTGGCTGACCGCCGCGCGGGAGGCCGGACTCGACTCGATCCCCGGCACGGCCGCGGAGATCCTCGACGACGAGGTGCGCTGGGTCCTCACCCGCGGCAAACTGCCCGCCGCCACCTGGATCGAGGTCGTCCGCACGGCGCACGAGCTGGGCATCCGGTCCTCCTCGACGATGATGTACGGGCACGTGGACCAGCCGCGGCACTGGCTCGGCCACCTGCGGACCCTGGCCCGGCTCCAGCGGGAGACCGGCGGGTTCACCGAGTTCGTGACGCTGCCGTTCGTCCACACCAACGCGCCCGTGTACCTCGCGGGGATCGCCCGGCCCGGCCCGACCGTCCGCGACAACCGGGCGGTCACGGCGGCGGCGCGGCTGCTGCTCCACCCGTACGTCCCGAACGTCCAGACCAGCTGGGTGAAGCTCGGCGCGGACGGCGCGGCCGAGATGCTGCGGTCGGGGGCGAACGACCTGGGCGGCACGCTCATGGAGGAGACGATCTCCCGCATGGCCGGCTCGCGCTGGGGCTCGTACCGGTCGGTGCGGGACCTCGTCGCCATCGCGGAGGCCGCGGGCCGTCCGGCGCGGCCCCGCACCACGCTGTACGGGG
- a CDS encoding PQQ-binding-like beta-propeller repeat protein: protein PGVPPQPGAPAADGGPTVAAPDPAPGHWRPWRFRMSNDVWGTPAVHGDLLYVTSFEVHALDVATGRRQFKTRDVAWSMAVAAGRIHASDGPTLYALDALDAGELWRQRTDAWVYSLKADRGTVVTGTRGGGVQAWEASNGAGLWELTGAQTDFETPEAGPAVHDGTVYVWQDARLRALDVRTGTERWSYPVGDAASCGGVPVRVTPAEDGYVYVAAGTRVLSVDVLSGHVRWHFEAPAVFLSPPAFAPGPSVTGGGVYLSDHLGTVYALDAATGKDRWRIATEARQSIEPVLVANGNVHVGSGSALYTLDAVTGTPKWRFAAGGEIVGAPVAAEGRLHFGSADHVLYTLDAAGGQLRWKLTTGGEITGSPVARAGVVYACSKDRCVYALDARKGTATGPRPAVTG, encoded by the coding sequence TCCCCGGCGTACCGCCCCAGCCCGGCGCCCCGGCCGCGGACGGCGGCCCGACCGTCGCCGCGCCCGACCCCGCGCCCGGGCACTGGCGCCCCTGGCGGTTCCGCATGTCGAACGACGTGTGGGGCACCCCCGCCGTCCACGGCGACCTCCTGTACGTCACGTCCTTCGAGGTCCACGCCCTCGACGTGGCCACCGGCCGCCGCCAGTTCAAGACCCGCGACGTCGCCTGGTCCATGGCCGTCGCCGCCGGGCGCATCCACGCCTCCGATGGGCCCACGCTGTACGCCCTCGACGCCCTCGACGCGGGCGAGCTGTGGCGGCAGCGGACCGACGCCTGGGTGTACTCGCTCAAGGCCGACCGCGGCACCGTCGTCACCGGCACGCGCGGCGGCGGCGTCCAGGCGTGGGAGGCGTCCAACGGCGCGGGGCTGTGGGAGCTGACCGGCGCCCAGACCGACTTCGAGACCCCCGAGGCGGGCCCCGCCGTCCACGACGGCACCGTCTACGTGTGGCAGGACGCCCGGCTGCGCGCCCTGGACGTCCGGACCGGAACCGAGCGCTGGTCGTACCCCGTGGGCGACGCCGCGTCCTGCGGTGGCGTACCCGTACGGGTCACCCCCGCCGAGGACGGCTACGTGTACGTCGCCGCCGGGACCCGGGTCCTGTCCGTCGACGTCCTGTCGGGGCACGTGCGCTGGCACTTCGAGGCCCCGGCGGTCTTCCTGTCGCCGCCCGCCTTCGCACCGGGCCCCTCGGTCACCGGCGGCGGGGTGTACCTCTCCGACCACCTCGGCACCGTGTACGCCCTCGACGCGGCGACCGGCAAGGACCGGTGGCGCATCGCGACGGAGGCCCGGCAGTCGATCGAACCGGTCCTCGTCGCGAACGGGAACGTCCACGTCGGCAGCGGCAGCGCCCTCTACACGCTGGACGCCGTGACGGGTACGCCGAAGTGGCGGTTCGCGGCCGGCGGCGAGATCGTCGGCGCGCCCGTGGCGGCGGAGGGGCGGCTGCACTTCGGTTCGGCGGACCACGTGCTGTACACGCTGGACGCGGCCGGCGGGCAGCTCCGGTGGAAGCTGACGACGGGCGGCGAGATCACGGGCTCGCCCGTGGCGCGGGCGGGCGTCGTGTACGCGTGCAGCAAGGACCGCTGCGTCTACGCCCTCGACGCCCGGAAGGGCACCGCCACGGGCCCCCGCCCGGCGGTCACGGGGTAG
- a CDS encoding IS110 family transposase has protein sequence MADEIAVVGGVDTHTDFHQAAVIDSIGRHLATEAFPTSPAGYRRLLDWLRSHGDLMAVGVEGTGAYGAELARYLRANQVTVIDVDRPDRRARRANGKSDPVDAYAAATAVLSGRAGGTPKTRDGVVEAIRSLRVVRRSAIKSRTQTINQIRTLIVTAPGEVREKLRALPTGELIRQLARSRPGSDHADPACAIRTALRRLARRYQYLTEEITDADAELKPLVAQTVPDLVALPGVGTETAAQLLITAGDNPNRLRSEASFAHLCAAAPIPASSGRTHRHRLNRGGDRQANNALHTIALVRMRYDTRTKDYVIRRTAEGMSKKDILRCLKRFIAREVYKHLISSQTTPKPLLQTA, from the coding sequence ATGGCAGACGAGATAGCGGTGGTCGGCGGCGTGGACACCCACACCGACTTCCACCAGGCCGCCGTGATCGACTCCATCGGTCGCCACCTCGCCACCGAGGCGTTCCCCACCAGCCCCGCCGGCTACCGCCGCCTGCTGGACTGGCTGCGTTCGCACGGTGACCTCATGGCCGTCGGCGTCGAGGGCACAGGTGCCTACGGCGCCGAACTGGCGCGGTACCTGCGGGCGAACCAGGTCACCGTCATCGACGTGGACCGGCCCGACCGGCGGGCCAGGCGTGCCAACGGAAAGTCCGACCCCGTCGATGCCTACGCCGCAGCCACCGCCGTGCTCTCCGGCCGGGCCGGTGGTACGCCGAAGACGCGCGACGGCGTCGTAGAGGCGATCCGCTCCCTGCGCGTGGTCCGCCGTTCGGCCATCAAGTCCCGTACCCAGACGATCAATCAGATCCGCACGCTCATCGTCACCGCACCCGGCGAGGTCCGTGAGAAGTTGCGCGCTCTGCCGACCGGCGAGCTGATCCGGCAGCTGGCCCGCTCGCGCCCGGGCAGCGACCACGCGGATCCGGCCTGCGCGATTCGCACCGCACTGCGACGCCTCGCCCGCCGCTACCAGTACCTCACCGAGGAGATCACCGATGCCGATGCCGAGCTGAAACCGCTGGTCGCGCAGACCGTCCCCGACCTGGTTGCGTTGCCTGGCGTCGGCACCGAAACCGCCGCCCAGCTCTTGATCACGGCGGGCGACAACCCGAACCGGCTCAGGTCGGAGGCGTCCTTCGCGCACCTGTGCGCGGCGGCGCCGATCCCGGCCAGTTCAGGTCGCACCCACCGGCACCGCCTCAACCGCGGCGGTGACCGCCAGGCCAACAACGCACTCCACACGATCGCGCTCGTCCGCATGCGCTACGACACCCGTACCAAGGACTACGTGATCCGACGAACCGCCGAAGGCATGTCCAAGAAGGACATCCTCCGGTGCCTCAAACGCTTCATAGCGCGCGAGGTCTACAAGCACCTCATCAGCTCACAGACCACACCGAAACCGCTCCTTCAGACCGCTTGA
- a CDS encoding VOC family protein — MAATAERAPGGAPEEKPEGTPCWADVLLPDLEAGKRFYGELFGWTFADEGETYGPYATALNDGRRVAGLAPKRDGRMPTAWGVYLATVDAVALAARVREAGGQVITEPMRVGAAGITALVADPGGAVFGLWQAEEHAGFEKEGLPGSYCWTEVYTRARDKDAVDAFYDALFGYRTRDLDDPSVDFRVWSPAGAGEPTDADAIGGRSVIGEAFPAEMPAHFLVYFAVADCDEAVAAAVRLGGRVTEDPFDTPYGRIALLADDQGAAFAVLADPRAA; from the coding sequence ATGGCAGCGACCGCGGAACGTGCGCCGGGAGGCGCCCCGGAGGAGAAGCCGGAGGGCACGCCCTGCTGGGCGGACGTGCTGCTGCCGGACCTGGAGGCGGGCAAGCGCTTCTACGGCGAGCTGTTCGGCTGGACCTTCGCCGACGAGGGCGAGACCTACGGCCCCTACGCCACCGCCCTCAACGACGGCCGGCGCGTCGCCGGGCTCGCCCCCAAGCGGGACGGCCGCATGCCCACCGCCTGGGGGGTCTACCTGGCCACCGTCGACGCCGTCGCCCTCGCCGCCCGCGTGCGGGAGGCCGGCGGGCAGGTCATCACCGAGCCCATGCGCGTCGGCGCCGCCGGCATCACCGCGCTCGTGGCGGACCCCGGCGGGGCCGTCTTCGGCCTCTGGCAGGCCGAGGAGCACGCGGGCTTCGAGAAGGAGGGCCTGCCCGGCTCGTACTGCTGGACCGAGGTGTACACCCGGGCCCGCGACAAGGACGCCGTCGACGCCTTCTACGACGCCCTCTTCGGCTACCGCACGCGCGACCTCGACGACCCGTCCGTCGACTTCCGCGTCTGGTCCCCGGCCGGCGCGGGCGAACCCACCGACGCCGACGCGATCGGCGGGCGCAGCGTGATCGGGGAGGCGTTCCCCGCGGAGATGCCGGCCCACTTCCTGGTGTACTTCGCCGTCGCCGACTGCGACGAGGCGGTGGCCGCCGCCGTCCGCCTCGGCGGCCGCGTCACCGAGGACCCGTTCGACACGCCGTACGGCCGGATCGCGCTCCTCGCCGACGACCAGGGCGCGGCCTTCGCCGTACTGGCCGACCCCAGGGCGGCCTGA
- a CDS encoding DinB family protein has protein sequence MTRTDMPAAPDERTHLTTFLDYVRDTAVAKCEGLSAEDARRAPLPHSPLMTAAGVISHLRWVEHYWLDFVFLGGEDRAPWAPEDPDREMRIALDVPLPRLVAEYAEQADRLRRVVAEHDLDVEAERPVRDGVRVTLRWILLHLIEETARHNGHLDAIRELTDGRTGT, from the coding sequence ATGACGCGTACGGACATGCCCGCGGCGCCCGACGAGCGGACGCACCTGACCACCTTCCTCGACTACGTCCGCGACACGGCCGTCGCCAAGTGCGAGGGCCTGTCCGCCGAGGACGCGCGCCGGGCACCGCTGCCGCACTCCCCGCTGATGACGGCCGCCGGGGTGATCAGCCATCTGCGCTGGGTGGAGCACTACTGGCTGGACTTCGTCTTCCTCGGCGGCGAGGACCGCGCCCCCTGGGCTCCCGAGGACCCCGACCGGGAGATGCGGATCGCGCTCGACGTCCCGCTGCCGCGGCTCGTCGCCGAGTACGCGGAGCAGGCCGACCGCCTGCGCCGGGTGGTCGCCGAGCACGACCTCGACGTCGAGGCCGAGCGGCCCGTCCGGGACGGCGTCCGGGTCACGCTGCGGTGGATCCTGCTGCACCTGATCGAGGAGACCGCCCGCCACAACGGCCACCTCGACGCGATCCGCGAACTCACCGACGGCCGCACCGGCACCTGA